The sequence GCCGCAATCGGGGAGATCTAAGGATCGATGATCTCACGGGCCGACCTTATGCCTCGACCACCGCGTTCTCGTCGATCACCCGCCGAAACCAGTGCGCGCTGTCTTTGAGGATGCGCGTCTGCGTCTCGTAATCGACGTAGATCAGGCCGAAGCGCTTGCTGTAGCCGTAGGCCCACTCGAAGTTGTCCATCAGCGACCAGACAAAGTAGCCGCGCAGCGGCACGCCATTGGTCAGCGCCTCATGCGCCGCGCTAAAATGCGAGTGCAAATAGGCGATGCGACGCGGATCGTGGACCTTGCCGTCCGTCGCCTGATCGTCAAAGGCCGCGCCGTTCTCGGTGATGTAGATCGCCTTCGGCAGGTAGTCGCGCTGAAGCCGGACTAGCAGATTGCTTAAGCCGCCCGCGTCGACTTCCCAGCCCATCGCCGTAATTTCCTTGCCCGCCTCGGCAGCCTCTTCGGTCGAGCGCTGCGCGATACCAAGCGGATTCGCATCCAGCGACGTGGCGCGTATGACCGTCGGGAAATAGAAATTGACGCCCAGGAAATCGGTCGGCGTTGCGATGATGTCGAGATCGTGCGGCTCCATGTAGGGCATCGCCGGGCCGTAGATCGCGGCCAGATCCTCAGGGTAGCCGCGCCCGTACAGCGGGTCTAGAAACCAGCGGTTCATAAAGCTATCGAAGCGCGCGGCTGCCGCGACATCCTCCGGCGACTTGCTGGCGGGATAGCCCGGCGAGAGGTTGAGCGTAATGCCCACCTGCGTGCCCGTGCGCGCCGAGCGCAGCACCGGCACTGCGCGACCGTGCGAGAGCAGCACATGATGGATCACCTGGAGCGCCGTTGGCAGATCGCGCAGGCCGGGCGCGTGCTCGCCCAGGAAATTGCCCAGCATCCCGGTACACCACGGCTCGTTGTGCGTGACCCAGTTCGTCACCCGGTCGCCCAGCCGCGATACCACCGCGTCGGCATACTCGACAAACGCCTCGACGGTATCGCGATTGGCCCAGCCGCCCTTGTCTTGAAGCGCCTGGGGAAGATCCCAGTGGTAGAGCGTAACAAACGGCGTCATATTCGCCGCCAGCAGCCCGTCGACCAGCCGATCGTAGAAATCGAGGCCCTGCGCGTTGGTCTGCCCCGTCCCCTGCGGCAGAACACGCGGCCAGGCGATCGAGAAGCGATAGGCTTGACAGCCGATCTGCTGCATAAGCTGGATGTCGGTTTCCCAACGATGATAGTGATCGCAGGCGACGTCGCCAGTATCGCCGCTGTGCGTTTTGCCGGGCATGTGACTGAATGTATCCCAGATCGAGGGCGCGCGGCCATCCTCAGCGACCGCGCCTTCGATTTGATATGCTGCGGTTGCAGTGCCCCACACAAAATCGTCCGGAAAGCTCGCCGGTGTCATGTCATCCTCCCACGTTTCAAGCTATACAACAGATCCGAGGAATGCGTGTCAACATAGCCGGAATCGGCTCTGCTGCTCTCCATTATATGCGCGGTCGCAAACACATTCGTCATACGAAGCCAGCCGCGTGTGTGGCAGTAGATGACACAGCGATCGATGAGGATACCATCAGGCGACGATCGCCATACCGCGTTGGTTACGAGTCCCAGTTGCGCTAGTAGTACTTCAGGCGGCCACATAGGACTAACGATCGACCCTGCAAGATAGCGGATTTGCTATGCTGAAACGAGGCCATTTTTGTCATATTGGCTGTGTTTCGTCGCGTCTCAATGAATACTATACGGTTTTTTTACACGTAACGTTTGCATGAATGTTGCGTTTATGCTGTTGTACATACTCCCCTGCATCTATGGCGTCGACTACACAGCCTACGGTTGCTCCTGGGTTCTTCCCATGTAATGAAAGGTCGTTTCATGAAAACATCGCCGTTTCGCGTCTGCTGCCAGCTTGTTCTGCTGGCGCTCGTGATGTCAGCATCACTAGCCCCAGGCTCCATGCGCGCGCAGAACCAATCACCCGTATCGAGTGAATCGACAAGCGCGACGCAAGATCGCCGCGATCCGCCGCGCACCAACGCACGCGCGCTTCTTGGCGATCAGGGCGTCGCAGCGACACAAGCGCAGCCGTCGGCTGCAGAGGCATGGGCGGAAGCGACCGCAGCCGAGGAGGAAGAAGCCGAGACGACCACTGCCACGCATAGCACGGCGACAGCCGGGGGCGATCCCGGCGCTGCCGAGGCGCTGCCGTTGGGCGTTCAGGGCGTCGTGGGGCTGGATGTCTCCGCGCCCGATACGATCCGCGCAGGTGACTACATTACGTACACCTACGGCTACACCAATACGGGCGGCGCGGCGGTTACAGGCGTGGAGATCGATCTTGTCTGGTCGAACGCCACCGTCAACAAAAGCACCGCCACTGGCGTGTACCAGCACTGCCCCGCCGCGCCCGATCCGGTGATCGCGAACTGCGGCCTGCTGACCGACAGAGTCGTCGGGCCGACGGTCGAGGTCATCCGCGCGCCTGCCGCCTCCGGCTCCAGCGTTACCATGCGCGTGCGACTCGCGACGCTGAATGCCGGGCAGAACGGCAGCTTTATGATGCGCCTGCGCAGCAATGCCGCGAAATATCCCAAGACCGGCGAGGCGATCACGCGGCCAGCCAGCTCAGCCAAGCTGTACCTCAGCAGCACGCAGAGCACGCCGACCAGCGAGGATACGGCCAACACGATGATCATCGGCCCTGTCTTCGTGCTGACCAAAACGCCGCTGACGACGGAGAAGATCTATCCGGTCGTCGATACCGCCGAGTTTCTTATTCGGATCGGCAACGCAACTGGGCCTGGCGACATCGTGAACGGACAGCGCCGCGTCGATGCGATCACCGCGACCAACGTCGTGCTCAAAGATACGGTTCCGTCGGGCGGAGAGTTTGTGTCGGCGTCGCCGAGCGGCAGCGTCACGGGCACG is a genomic window of Herpetosiphonaceae bacterium containing:
- a CDS encoding GH1 family beta-glucosidase codes for the protein MTPASFPDDFVWGTATAAYQIEGAVAEDGRAPSIWDTFSHMPGKTHSGDTGDVACDHYHRWETDIQLMQQIGCQAYRFSIAWPRVLPQGTGQTNAQGLDFYDRLVDGLLAANMTPFVTLYHWDLPQALQDKGGWANRDTVEAFVEYADAVVSRLGDRVTNWVTHNEPWCTGMLGNFLGEHAPGLRDLPTALQVIHHVLLSHGRAVPVLRSARTGTQVGITLNLSPGYPASKSPEDVAAAARFDSFMNRWFLDPLYGRGYPEDLAAIYGPAMPYMEPHDLDIIATPTDFLGVNFYFPTVIRATSLDANPLGIAQRSTEEAAEAGKEITAMGWEVDAGGLSNLLVRLQRDYLPKAIYITENGAAFDDQATDGKVHDPRRIAYLHSHFSAAHEALTNGVPLRGYFVWSLMDNFEWAYGYSKRFGLIYVDYETQTRILKDSAHWFRRVIDENAVVEA